From one Microlunatus sp. Gsoil 973 genomic stretch:
- a CDS encoding magnesium transporter MgtE N-terminal domain-containing protein, whose product MNGSTSSVFISRIRGLPILDDAGDTIGKLRDVVISERTLSRPPRVKGLVVELFARHRIFIPIARVRNVDAVQIVTTGVVNTRRFARRESETLVVEDLFDQQVSQPSTNGPWVIFDVAMRQIRTSDWEISEVALREATRTGRFGRPFTRRGQVMIVEWSDIAAMLGSYGQAIEQLLAEMEDMKPADVARELHDLTPARRSEVASALDDQKLADALEELPEDEQVQLIQALDVERAASVLEEMDADDAADLINELPDEMAERLLGEMEPEDADDLRRLLTYEEFTAGGMMTPEPVIVPPDATVADALALVRQEELSPALAAMIFVCRPPLETPTGRFLGGVHFQRLLREPPSTLVSAVVDSELEPLTDRADLHDVSRYFATYNLVNAPVVDKENRLIGAVTVDDVLDHVLPADWRGDQLDAMSDAEEVD is encoded by the coding sequence GTGAACGGGTCCACTTCTTCGGTGTTCATTTCGAGGATTCGTGGATTGCCGATCCTCGACGACGCAGGGGACACGATCGGCAAGCTGCGCGACGTCGTGATTTCCGAACGTACGTTGAGCAGACCGCCGCGCGTCAAAGGGCTGGTGGTCGAGCTGTTCGCCCGGCACCGGATCTTCATCCCGATAGCCCGGGTGCGCAACGTCGACGCTGTGCAGATCGTCACCACGGGAGTGGTCAACACCCGCCGGTTCGCCCGCCGGGAGTCGGAGACGCTGGTCGTGGAGGATCTGTTCGATCAGCAGGTCAGCCAACCCTCGACCAACGGACCGTGGGTGATCTTCGACGTCGCCATGCGGCAGATCCGCACCTCCGACTGGGAGATCTCCGAGGTCGCCCTGCGGGAGGCGACGCGGACCGGACGCTTCGGCCGCCCGTTCACCCGCAGGGGTCAGGTGATGATCGTCGAGTGGTCCGACATCGCCGCCATGCTCGGCTCCTATGGCCAGGCGATCGAACAGCTGCTTGCCGAGATGGAGGACATGAAGCCGGCCGATGTCGCCCGGGAGTTGCACGATCTGACCCCGGCACGCCGCTCCGAAGTGGCTTCAGCGCTCGATGATCAGAAACTCGCCGATGCCTTGGAGGAACTGCCCGAGGACGAGCAGGTGCAGCTGATCCAGGCGCTCGACGTGGAGCGGGCGGCGTCAGTGCTGGAGGAGATGGATGCCGACGACGCGGCTGACCTGATCAACGAACTGCCCGACGAGATGGCCGAGCGACTGCTCGGCGAGATGGAACCGGAGGACGCCGACGACCTGCGCAGGTTGTTGACCTACGAGGAGTTCACCGCCGGCGGGATGATGACTCCGGAACCGGTGATCGTGCCGCCGGACGCCACCGTCGCCGATGCCTTGGCCCTGGTCCGGCAGGAGGAGCTGTCCCCCGCCCTTGCCGCGATGATCTTCGTCTGCCGGCCGCCGCTGGAGACCCCGACCGGACGGTTCCTGGGTGGCGTGCACTTCCAACGCCTGCTGAGAGAACCGCCGTCCACACTCGTGTCCGCGGTGGTGGATTCGGAGCTGGAGCCACTGACCGACCGGGCCGATCTGCACGACGTCAGCCGCTACTTCGCGACCTATAACCTTGTCAACGCCCCGGTGGTGGACAAGGAGAACCGGTTGATCGGAGCGGTCACCGTCGACGACGTACTCGATCATGTCCTTCCAGCAGACTGGCGAGGTGATCAGCTCGACGCGATGAGCGATGCCGAGGAGGTGGACTGA
- a CDS encoding DUF1003 domain-containing protein, with the protein MARARQREPERLNTPGGVRRSIVPHIRVSHDTFGEFAEGFARFMGTARFILYMTLFVIIWVTVNLIGLFGLRWDPYPFILLNLFFSTQASYAAPLILLAQNRQEARDRVTLNQDRQQAAQSRADMDFLAREIASLRMSVGDLATRDYLRTELRNELRSILAEIDEPAAGHERP; encoded by the coding sequence ATGGCACGGGCACGCCAACGGGAGCCCGAGCGACTGAACACCCCCGGTGGGGTCCGACGGTCGATCGTGCCGCACATCAGGGTCTCCCACGACACCTTCGGCGAGTTCGCCGAGGGGTTCGCACGCTTCATGGGCACGGCACGGTTCATCCTCTACATGACCCTGTTCGTGATCATCTGGGTGACAGTGAACCTGATCGGCCTCTTCGGGTTGCGCTGGGATCCGTACCCCTTCATCCTGCTCAACCTGTTCTTCTCCACCCAGGCCAGCTATGCCGCGCCGCTGATCCTGCTCGCCCAGAACCGCCAGGAGGCCAGAGACCGGGTCACGCTCAACCAGGACCGGCAACAGGCGGCGCAGTCCCGGGCCGACATGGATTTCCTGGCCCGCGAGATCGCCTCATTGCGGATGTCGGTCGGCGACCTCGCCACCCGCGACTACCTGCGCACCGAACTGCGCAACGAGCTGCGGTCGATCCTTGCCGAGATCGACGAGCCGGCGGCGGGCCACGAGCGCCCCTGA
- a CDS encoding Mrp/NBP35 family ATP-binding protein, whose protein sequence is MTPENPLVTAITKALAGVNDPEIRKPITELGMVKRIDISDSGRADIEVLLTVAGCPLKDTLRRDVTAAASGVPGVEQVEVSLGVMSDEQRASLRDSLKGGQTERDIPFVRPDSLTKVIAIASGKGGVGKSSVTVNLAMALALRGQTVGVLDADIYGHSVPAMLGIADARPTSVEDMIMPVPSNGLKVMSIGMLKPRRDQVVAWRGPILDRALHQMLADVYWGDLDYLLLDLPPGTGDVAISVGQKLPNAEVIVVTTPQQAAAEVAERAGTMASMVNQRVIGVVENMSFLVATCPHCGEQHSYDVFGSGGGEEVATTLSTRLGYDVPLLAQVPLDPTLRAGGDRGVPIITSDPGQPSAEALASLADSLIRKGRGLAGRKLNLQPVAH, encoded by the coding sequence CTGACCCCCGAGAACCCGCTGGTGACCGCTATCACCAAGGCGTTGGCCGGGGTGAACGACCCGGAGATCCGCAAGCCGATCACCGAGTTGGGGATGGTGAAGCGGATCGACATCTCCGACAGCGGCAGGGCCGACATCGAAGTCCTTCTGACGGTGGCCGGGTGTCCGCTCAAGGACACCCTCCGCCGGGACGTGACGGCCGCCGCTTCCGGTGTTCCGGGGGTGGAGCAGGTCGAGGTCAGTCTCGGCGTGATGAGCGACGAGCAGCGCGCCTCCCTGCGGGACTCCCTGAAGGGCGGCCAGACCGAGCGCGACATCCCGTTCGTGCGGCCGGATTCGCTGACCAAGGTGATTGCGATCGCCTCAGGCAAGGGCGGGGTCGGCAAGTCGTCGGTGACGGTCAACCTGGCCATGGCGCTGGCCCTGCGCGGCCAGACCGTCGGTGTGCTGGATGCCGACATCTACGGACACTCCGTGCCGGCCATGTTGGGCATCGCCGACGCCCGGCCGACCTCGGTCGAGGACATGATCATGCCGGTTCCCAGCAACGGGCTGAAGGTGATGAGCATCGGAATGCTCAAACCCCGCCGGGACCAGGTCGTCGCCTGGCGCGGACCGATCCTCGACCGTGCACTGCACCAGATGCTGGCCGATGTCTACTGGGGCGATCTGGACTACCTGCTGCTCGACCTGCCACCGGGAACCGGCGACGTGGCGATCTCGGTCGGCCAGAAACTGCCGAACGCCGAGGTGATCGTGGTCACCACGCCACAACAGGCCGCGGCGGAGGTCGCCGAACGTGCCGGGACGATGGCATCGATGGTCAACCAGCGGGTGATCGGCGTGGTGGAGAACATGTCGTTCCTGGTGGCGACCTGCCCCCACTGCGGGGAGCAGCACAGCTACGACGTGTTCGGATCAGGCGGCGGCGAAGAGGTCGCCACGACGCTCAGCACCCGGTTGGGCTACGACGTCCCGCTGTTGGCACAGGTGCCGCTGGATCCGACACTCCGCGCCGGCGGCGACCGCGGCGTACCGATCATCACCTCGGATCCGGGGCAGCCGTCGGCGGAGGCGCTGGCGAGCCTGGCCGACTCGCTGATCCGGAAGGGACGCGGACTGGCCGGGCGGAAGCTCAACCTGCAACCGGTCGCGCACTGA
- a CDS encoding sec-independent translocase, with translation MFDMGAPELLVLGILAIIVFGPDKLPGIARKAAKAISYVRQMAGNAQTQLKSELGPEFDDLDFRDLNPKAFVQKHLFSDVEPLVTDMKSELTGIGTLGKAAVSEATTAIDDAKRNATKKSITTGNGVVATVMPALTAPRLITTPYDPDAT, from the coding sequence ATGTTTGATATGGGGGCGCCGGAGCTGCTGGTGCTTGGGATCCTCGCGATCATCGTTTTCGGTCCGGACAAATTGCCCGGAATCGCCCGGAAAGCGGCCAAGGCGATCAGCTACGTCCGCCAGATGGCCGGCAACGCGCAGACCCAGTTGAAGAGCGAGCTGGGCCCCGAGTTCGACGACCTCGACTTCCGGGACCTGAACCCCAAGGCGTTCGTCCAGAAGCACCTCTTCAGTGATGTCGAGCCGCTGGTCACCGACATGAAGAGCGAGCTCACCGGGATCGGCACCCTGGGCAAGGCTGCCGTCTCCGAAGCGACCACGGCGATCGACGACGCCAAACGGAACGCGACGAAGAAGTCGATCACCACCGGGAACGGTGTCGTCGCCACGGTGATGCCCGCCCTGACGGCTCCGCGGCTGATCACCACGCCGTACGATCCCGACGCGACCTGA
- a CDS encoding S1C family serine protease, with protein MSESTGPENGDSLGPASYPTPTRLPPDYSEPPRFVPDFRSPYADRPFRPSQPMPGPDQPYPYDQRSLQPGAPFQLGHPGHPAQPGQPVLQSGRPAGKAIGGVLIAAALLAVVVGGGAGYLGARLGGSAAPDAGTPAATSPVTTSPGTAPGPASVPQHAATPVPPTRGSADAVTIAERTLPSTVTIRVTVGDEGELGSGFVLDHHGRIMTNNHVVADAARGGSIMVSFSDGHRSRAEILGRSPSYDLAVIQVANHRKLHPADLGDSGRTKVGEAAIAIGSPLGLGGTVTEGIVSAINRPVAVGDANSTDGQAYLNAIQTDAPINHGNSGGPLVNGAGEVIGVNSAILTGSSGGQQSGNIGIGFAIPINQARQIGDLLIQDGHATYPVINATVTSNGSGSGVTLSTVTPGGAADKAGLRSDDVITAVNGHPVGETEDLIVAIRNHRPGDVVTLEFERNGNSHTADVRLGSKRG; from the coding sequence ATGTCCGAGAGCACCGGGCCGGAGAACGGCGACTCCCTCGGCCCGGCTTCCTACCCGACGCCGACCCGCCTGCCTCCCGATTACTCCGAGCCGCCGCGGTTCGTCCCGGATTTCCGGTCCCCGTACGCCGATCGACCGTTCCGGCCGAGCCAGCCGATGCCCGGACCCGACCAGCCGTACCCGTACGACCAGCGATCCCTGCAACCCGGCGCGCCCTTCCAACTCGGCCACCCCGGCCATCCTGCGCAACCTGGCCAACCGGTGCTGCAGTCCGGGCGTCCGGCGGGTAAGGCGATTGGGGGCGTACTCATCGCAGCGGCGCTGCTTGCGGTCGTCGTGGGTGGCGGCGCCGGATATCTGGGTGCCCGACTCGGCGGATCGGCCGCACCCGACGCCGGCACACCGGCGGCGACGTCACCGGTCACCACCTCACCAGGCACGGCTCCCGGTCCGGCATCGGTTCCGCAGCACGCTGCCACGCCGGTCCCGCCGACGCGGGGAAGCGCCGACGCGGTGACCATCGCGGAACGGACGCTGCCGAGCACCGTCACCATCCGGGTGACCGTCGGCGACGAGGGTGAGCTCGGGTCAGGTTTCGTGCTCGATCACCACGGCCGGATCATGACCAACAACCACGTCGTCGCCGATGCTGCGCGCGGTGGCTCGATCATGGTGTCCTTCTCCGACGGTCACCGGTCGCGAGCCGAGATTCTCGGCCGCAGCCCGAGCTACGACCTGGCCGTCATCCAGGTCGCCAACCACCGCAAGCTGCATCCCGCCGACCTCGGCGACTCCGGCCGGACCAAGGTCGGCGAGGCCGCGATCGCGATCGGCTCGCCGCTCGGCCTGGGCGGCACCGTCACCGAGGGCATCGTGTCGGCCATCAACCGGCCCGTCGCCGTCGGCGACGCCAACTCGACCGACGGCCAGGCCTATCTCAACGCCATCCAGACCGACGCGCCGATCAACCATGGCAACTCCGGTGGGCCGCTGGTCAACGGCGCAGGAGAGGTGATCGGCGTCAACTCCGCGATCCTCACCGGATCGTCGGGGGGACAGCAGTCGGGAAACATCGGCATCGGCTTCGCGATCCCGATCAACCAGGCCAGGCAGATCGGTGACCTGTTGATCCAGGACGGGCACGCGACGTACCCGGTGATCAACGCCACGGTGACCAGCAACGGCTCCGGCAGCGGGGTGACCCTGTCGACCGTGACACCCGGTGGCGCGGCCGACAAGGCCGGCCTGCGGTCAGACGACGTCATCACCGCCGTCAACGGCCACCCGGTGGGCGAGACCGAGGACCTGATCGTGGCCATCCGCAACCACCGGCCGGGCGACGTCGTGACGCTGGAATTTGAGCGGAACGGTAACAGTCACACCGCCGACGTCCGGCTGGGTTCGAAACGAGGCTAA
- a CDS encoding zf-HC2 domain-containing protein has translation MKRRSCRDFAEARSAYVDGYLGEEERQALLAHLSDCAVCREEVAALQRLRSLLTDTGRQTGAPVPDELTHRLAAIARSDAATDRDRPRMVGTRAVPLAGVALLLVLIAGVGYAAAPADGRRDAIADPTAAVRTDFSAALAQLPLTSTAVAAALTVDPLRLGATSPELDDEPTMTGPRLDHRQVDHLLHSAAWASARVPYSGVQQVVAPRDDRTTAAEVAVDFTPADGSQVTIRTLDGEQVAGGLVPTPAASRIAGNNLISALASGYRLTGIAGGTAAGRPVALVQAWARDATVDKPAAAWWIDTDTGLVVRQQLYDHTGRLVLSARYSSLSIGAPATTGVARTPARRELTTSAALLTRPLTTATFTTASAGSLSSQGWFCHARLAGLKLVRLRADAPGEPGVLHMVYTDGLSTVSVFERRGRLVDPPSASTWDPTLDAYRTDAMVNVATWQSGHAVFTVATDGPTALRDEMVRALPHDTVPGPTTMSRIQAGWSRILHALG, from the coding sequence GTGAAGCGGCGATCGTGTCGGGACTTCGCCGAAGCTCGTTCGGCGTACGTTGACGGTTACCTCGGCGAGGAGGAGCGGCAGGCGCTGCTCGCGCACCTGTCGGATTGTGCCGTCTGCCGTGAGGAGGTCGCGGCACTGCAGCGGCTCCGGTCGCTGCTCACCGACACCGGCCGTCAGACCGGGGCTCCGGTCCCCGACGAACTGACCCACCGGCTGGCCGCGATCGCCCGGTCCGATGCTGCAACAGACCGTGACAGGCCGCGCATGGTGGGCACCCGGGCAGTCCCACTGGCCGGCGTCGCCCTGCTGCTGGTCCTGATCGCGGGAGTCGGATACGCCGCGGCCCCGGCGGACGGCAGACGCGACGCCATCGCCGATCCGACGGCGGCGGTCCGCACCGATTTCTCGGCCGCACTGGCGCAGCTTCCACTGACCAGCACCGCCGTTGCGGCGGCGCTGACCGTCGATCCGCTGCGGTTGGGGGCGACCAGCCCCGAACTCGATGACGAGCCGACGATGACCGGGCCCCGGCTCGACCACCGGCAGGTCGACCACCTGCTGCATAGCGCCGCGTGGGCATCGGCGCGGGTTCCGTACTCCGGGGTTCAACAGGTGGTGGCCCCGCGCGACGACCGCACCACCGCCGCGGAGGTGGCGGTCGACTTCACCCCCGCCGACGGTAGCCAGGTCACCATCCGGACTCTCGACGGCGAGCAGGTGGCCGGCGGCCTGGTACCCACCCCGGCCGCCTCCCGCATCGCAGGCAACAACCTGATCTCCGCTCTCGCCTCCGGTTACCGGCTCACCGGCATCGCCGGCGGTACCGCGGCCGGCAGGCCGGTGGCCCTGGTGCAGGCCTGGGCGAGGGACGCGACCGTCGACAAGCCGGCCGCCGCCTGGTGGATCGACACCGACACCGGTCTGGTGGTCCGCCAGCAGCTCTATGACCACACCGGCCGGCTGGTGCTCTCGGCGCGCTACAGCAGCCTGAGCATCGGGGCGCCGGCCACCACCGGGGTCGCCCGGACGCCGGCCCGGCGCGAGTTGACCACCTCAGCCGCCCTGCTCACCCGGCCGTTGACGACGGCGACCTTCACCACCGCGAGCGCCGGGTCGCTGTCCAGCCAGGGCTGGTTCTGCCACGCCCGACTCGCCGGCCTGAAACTGGTGCGGCTGCGTGCCGACGCCCCCGGAGAACCCGGCGTGTTGCACATGGTCTACACCGACGGCCTGTCAACGGTCAGTGTCTTCGAACGCCGGGGACGGCTGGTCGATCCACCGTCCGCGTCGACCTGGGACCCGACCCTTGATGCTTACCGGACCGATGCCATGGTGAATGTGGCGACCTGGCAGTCCGGGCACGCCGTCTTCACCGTTGCCACGGACGGGCCCACCGCTCTGCGGGACGAAATGGTCCGCGCGCTGCCGCACGACACGGTGCCCGGTCCAACTACGATGAGCCGCATCCAGGCGGGCTGGTCCCGCATCCTGCACGCGTTGGGATAG
- the sigE gene encoding RNA polymerase sigma factor SigE, translating into MTTINREQTPVEPVWTPPSWDEVVREHSARVYRLAYRLTGNSHDAEDLTQDVFVRVFRSLHKFQPGTLEGWLHRITTNLFLDGARRRKKIRFDGLAEGSDERLEGRLPAPAEQLADASLDHDVAAALADLAPEFRAAVVLCDIEGMSYDEIADVLGVKLGTVRSRIHRGRAQLRQALAHRSPAAGHARYFGVDAEKGHPMMGALGTA; encoded by the coding sequence GTGACCACGATCAACCGTGAGCAGACCCCCGTCGAGCCGGTCTGGACGCCGCCGAGCTGGGACGAGGTCGTCCGGGAGCACAGTGCGCGCGTCTACCGACTCGCCTACCGCTTGACCGGGAACTCTCACGATGCCGAGGACCTGACCCAGGATGTGTTCGTCCGGGTCTTCCGGTCGCTGCACAAGTTCCAGCCCGGAACGCTGGAGGGCTGGCTGCACCGGATCACCACCAATCTCTTCCTCGACGGCGCCCGGCGGCGCAAGAAGATCCGCTTCGACGGGCTCGCCGAGGGCAGCGACGAGCGGCTGGAGGGCCGACTGCCCGCGCCCGCCGAACAACTCGCCGATGCCAGCCTCGACCACGATGTCGCTGCGGCGCTGGCCGATCTGGCGCCGGAATTCCGTGCTGCCGTCGTGCTCTGTGACATCGAGGGCATGTCCTATGACGAGATCGCCGACGTGCTCGGCGTCAAACTCGGTACGGTCCGCAGCCGGATCCACCGTGGTCGCGCGCAGCTGCGGCAGGCGCTGGCCCACCGCAGCCCCGCTGCCGGGCATGCGCGCTACTTCGGCGTCGACGCTGAGAAGGGCCATCCGATGATGGGAGCCCTGGGTACGGCGTGA
- the dapA gene encoding 4-hydroxy-tetrahydrodipicolinate synthase, with amino-acid sequence MINTGGPMFGRLLTAMVTPFAADLTLDTDRAMELARYLVDDQGNDGLVVSGTTGESPTTSDEEKAELLAAVVSAVGDRASVIAGVGTFSTRHTIELLAAAQNAGADGALVVTPYYNRPPQTGLLNHFRAVADSADLPLMIYDIPGRTGTPVETATMIEIAAHPRIVAVKDAKGDLTASAQVLAETDLLYYSGDDAMTLPILSIGGVGVVGTSTHFSGRGTKQLIQAFLDGKNDEAVRLHRQLLPIYTGVFATQGCILVKAGLELRGRGVGGLRSPMVPATNEQRAALERALIAAGL; translated from the coding sequence ATGATCAACACCGGTGGCCCGATGTTCGGCCGGCTGCTGACCGCGATGGTCACTCCGTTCGCCGCGGACCTGACACTGGACACCGACCGCGCCATGGAGCTCGCCCGTTACCTGGTTGATGATCAAGGTAACGACGGACTGGTGGTCAGCGGCACCACGGGCGAGTCGCCGACCACCTCCGACGAGGAGAAGGCCGAGTTGCTTGCCGCGGTGGTCTCCGCGGTCGGCGACAGGGCCAGTGTGATCGCCGGTGTCGGCACCTTCAGCACCAGGCACACGATCGAGCTGTTGGCGGCCGCCCAGAACGCCGGCGCGGACGGCGCCCTGGTGGTCACCCCGTACTACAACCGGCCGCCGCAGACCGGTCTGCTGAACCACTTCCGCGCGGTCGCCGATTCTGCTGATCTGCCGTTGATGATCTACGACATCCCGGGGCGGACCGGTACTCCGGTGGAGACGGCGACCATGATCGAGATCGCCGCGCATCCCCGGATCGTCGCGGTGAAGGACGCCAAGGGCGACCTGACGGCCTCGGCGCAGGTGCTGGCGGAGACCGACCTGCTCTACTACTCCGGGGACGACGCCATGACGTTGCCGATCCTGTCGATCGGCGGGGTCGGTGTGGTGGGCACCTCGACCCATTTCAGCGGCCGCGGCACCAAACAGCTGATCCAGGCTTTCCTCGACGGCAAGAACGACGAAGCCGTACGGCTGCATCGTCAGCTCCTGCCGATCTACACCGGTGTCTTCGCCACCCAGGGCTGCATCCTGGTCAAGGCCGGGCTGGAGTTGCGGGGGCGCGGTGTCGGTGGATTGCGGTCGCCGATGGTTCCGGCGACAAACGAACAGCGCGCGGCACTGGAACGGGCCCTGATCGCAGCCGGTCTGTAG
- a CDS encoding biotin/lipoyl-binding carrier protein: MSHTVTAELVANVLKVEVTVGATVKAADPVAVLESMKMEIPVLAEVDGVVAEVVVTAGDVVTEGDPLVVIDEA, encoded by the coding sequence ATGAGCCACACCGTCACGGCCGAGCTCGTCGCCAATGTCCTCAAGGTCGAGGTCACGGTCGGCGCGACGGTGAAGGCGGCCGACCCGGTGGCGGTTCTGGAGTCGATGAAGATGGAGATCCCGGTGTTGGCCGAGGTCGACGGCGTGGTGGCCGAGGTGGTCGTGACCGCTGGTGATGTCGTGACCGAAGGTGACCCACTCGTGGTGATCGACGAGGCATAG
- a CDS encoding O-methyltransferase, with amino-acid sequence MSTSDSEYGSRAAQVGAEYPTRDTWTFAELFNEENPAATEAREAGKQFGATPVSRGAASTLTVLAKAINARAVVEVGSGAGVSGLALFAGMQPDGILTSVDIEPEHQNAARQAFRSVGIPNQRFRLIAGAALNVLPKLSDGAYDMVLIDADKLEYPEYVEQALRLLRHGGLLVIDNTLWHNRTADQGNNDDETEAIRQAVRDVRENEGLVSTLVPTGDGLLISVKL; translated from the coding sequence GTGAGTACCTCCGACAGCGAGTACGGCTCGCGCGCTGCACAGGTCGGTGCCGAATACCCGACCCGAGACACCTGGACCTTCGCCGAACTCTTCAACGAGGAGAACCCGGCGGCGACCGAGGCCAGAGAGGCGGGCAAGCAGTTCGGCGCAACGCCGGTCAGTCGGGGTGCGGCGAGCACCCTGACCGTGTTGGCCAAGGCGATCAACGCCCGGGCCGTGGTCGAGGTGGGCAGTGGTGCCGGGGTGTCGGGCCTCGCGCTCTTCGCCGGCATGCAGCCCGACGGGATCCTGACCTCGGTCGACATCGAGCCGGAACATCAGAATGCGGCACGCCAGGCGTTCCGGAGCGTCGGCATCCCCAACCAGCGGTTCCGCCTGATCGCCGGCGCGGCGCTCAACGTGCTGCCCAAGCTCAGCGACGGCGCCTACGACATGGTGCTGATCGACGCCGACAAGCTGGAATACCCGGAGTATGTCGAGCAGGCGTTGCGGTTGTTGCGGCACGGCGGGCTGCTGGTGATCGACAACACGTTGTGGCACAACCGGACCGCAGATCAGGGAAACAACGACGACGAAACGGAGGCGATCCGTCAGGCGGTCCGGGACGTCCGGGAGAACGAGGGCCTGGTGAGCACGCTGGTGCCCACCGGCGACGGCTTGCTGATCTCGGTGAAGTTGTGA
- a CDS encoding PLDc N-terminal domain-containing protein, whose translation MAVRRIELDPRTKKIMIAVGAAEAVFKIIALVDLARRRQAAVRGKKIVWATAITTINSAGLVPLLYFLIGRR comes from the coding sequence ATGGCTGTACGGAGGATCGAACTCGACCCGCGGACCAAGAAGATCATGATCGCCGTCGGCGCCGCCGAGGCGGTCTTCAAGATCATCGCACTGGTCGATCTCGCCCGTCGGCGCCAGGCGGCGGTGCGCGGCAAGAAGATCGTCTGGGCAACGGCGATCACCACGATCAACTCGGCCGGCCTCGTACCGCTGCTCTATTTCCTGATCGGCCGCCGCTGA
- the glgC gene encoding glucose-1-phosphate adenylyltransferase, translating to MAARPKILSIVLAGGEGKRLMPLTMDRAKPAVPFGGTYRLIDFVLSNLANSGLVQVCVLTQYKSHSLDRHISLTWRMSTMLGNYVTPVPAQQRRGPRWYQGSADAIFQSMNLITDEDPDYIVVFGADNIYRMDISQMIDAHIDSGTECSVAGIRVPRSQASAFGVIDAGIDNKINSFLEKPADPPGLVDDPESSYASMGNYIFTRSALVDALEADADNPDSRHDMGGDIIPGFVDKGAAQVYDFTQNSVPGATAKDINYWRDVGTIDAYHEAHMDLVSVEPMFNLYNDDWPIWTYPVQMPGAKFVLEGTSEDSIVSPGCIISGGQVESSVLAPDIRLQERSQINRSVLMSGVRVGAGAVVDNAILDKNVIVPPGVQVGVDHEADLARGFTVSPGGITVVGKGVTVTPT from the coding sequence ATGGCAGCGCGTCCGAAGATCCTGTCCATTGTCCTGGCGGGCGGCGAGGGGAAGCGGCTGATGCCGCTGACCATGGACCGGGCCAAGCCCGCCGTGCCGTTCGGTGGGACCTACCGGCTGATCGACTTCGTCCTGTCCAATCTGGCCAACTCCGGCCTGGTCCAGGTGTGCGTCCTCACCCAGTACAAGTCGCACTCCCTCGACCGGCACATCTCGCTGACCTGGCGGATGTCGACGATGCTCGGCAACTACGTCACCCCGGTTCCGGCCCAACAGCGTCGCGGGCCGCGTTGGTACCAGGGCAGCGCCGATGCGATCTTCCAGTCGATGAACCTGATCACCGACGAGGATCCCGACTACATCGTGGTCTTCGGCGCGGACAACATCTACCGGATGGACATCTCGCAGATGATCGACGCCCACATCGACAGCGGCACCGAGTGCTCGGTGGCGGGCATCCGCGTGCCGCGGAGCCAGGCATCGGCGTTCGGGGTGATCGATGCCGGGATCGACAACAAGATCAACTCGTTCCTGGAGAAGCCCGCGGATCCGCCGGGGCTTGTCGACGACCCCGAGTCCTCCTACGCCTCGATGGGCAACTACATCTTCACCCGGTCCGCGCTGGTCGACGCCCTCGAGGCCGACGCCGACAACCCCGATTCCCGGCACGACATGGGCGGTGACATCATCCCGGGCTTCGTCGACAAGGGGGCGGCGCAGGTCTACGACTTCACGCAGAACTCGGTGCCCGGTGCCACCGCCAAGGACATCAACTACTGGCGGGACGTCGGCACCATCGACGCCTATCACGAGGCTCACATGGATCTGGTCTCGGTTGAGCCGATGTTCAACCTCTACAACGACGACTGGCCTATCTGGACCTATCCGGTGCAGATGCCCGGCGCGAAATTCGTGCTGGAGGGTACGTCGGAGGACTCCATCGTCAGCCCCGGATGCATCATCTCCGGCGGCCAGGTCGAGAGTTCGGTGCTGGCCCCGGACATCCGGTTGCAGGAAAGATCGCAGATCAACCGCTCGGTGCTGATGAGCGGTGTCCGGGTGGGCGCCGGAGCGGTGGTGGACAACGCCATCCTGGACAAGAACGTGATCGTGCCACCGGGCGTACAGGTCGGCGTTGATCATGAAGCTGATCTGGCCCGCGGCTTCACCGTGTCGCCAGGCGGCATCACCGTTGTCGGCAAGGGTGTGACGGTCACCCCGACCTAG